In Vibrio diazotrophicus, the following proteins share a genomic window:
- a CDS encoding NADP(H)-dependent aldo-keto reductase encodes MQYTKLPHSTLEVSKLCLGTMTFGEQNTQAEAFSQLDYALERGINFIDTAEMYPVPATLETQGKTEEFIGNWIEKSGKREKIVLASKVSGPNRNAPIRENMALDHRNIHQAINDSLSRLKTDYIDLYQLHWPQRQTNMFGQLNYPYPDSQEEVTLIESLEALNDLVRMGKVRYIGVSNETPWGLMTYLRLAEKHDLPRMVTIQNPYSLLNRSFEVGLSEISHFEGVKLLAYSPLAFGALSGKYLNGSRPEGARCSLFERFQRYFTPQGVKATEAYVNLAREFGLDPAQMALAFVNQRPFVASTILGATNLEQLKANIDSLDIELSEELLLKIQEIGTTYSNPCP; translated from the coding sequence ATGCAATATACCAAACTGCCACACTCAACCTTAGAAGTGAGTAAACTCTGTTTAGGTACAATGACATTTGGCGAACAGAACACTCAAGCAGAAGCGTTTAGTCAACTAGACTATGCTCTGGAACGTGGTATTAACTTTATTGATACCGCTGAAATGTATCCCGTTCCGGCAACGCTGGAAACTCAGGGAAAAACCGAAGAATTCATTGGCAACTGGATTGAAAAATCAGGCAAGCGTGAAAAAATCGTGCTTGCCTCGAAAGTATCTGGTCCAAATAGAAACGCACCGATTCGCGAGAATATGGCGCTCGATCATCGCAATATTCATCAAGCCATTAACGACAGCCTTTCTCGCCTAAAAACCGATTATATCGATTTATACCAACTGCATTGGCCTCAACGCCAAACCAATATGTTTGGTCAACTCAACTACCCTTATCCCGATAGTCAGGAAGAAGTCACGCTAATTGAGAGCCTAGAAGCGTTGAATGACTTAGTGCGTATGGGGAAAGTGCGTTATATCGGTGTATCTAATGAGACGCCATGGGGATTGATGACCTACCTGCGCTTGGCAGAAAAGCACGATTTACCTCGTATGGTCACCATACAGAACCCTTACAGCCTCCTAAACCGTTCGTTTGAAGTGGGCCTTTCTGAAATCAGTCACTTTGAAGGTGTTAAGCTGCTGGCGTATTCGCCATTAGCCTTTGGCGCTCTGAGCGGAAAATATTTGAACGGATCTCGACCTGAAGGGGCTCGTTGTAGCCTGTTTGAACGTTTCCAACGCTACTTCACTCCTCAAGGTGTCAAAGCAACGGAAGCTTACGTGAACTTGGCTCGAGAGTTTGGTTTAGATCCAGCACAAATGGCACTAGCGTTTGTTAATCAGCGTCCATTTGTCGCTTCGACAATTCTCGGAGCGACAAACTTGGAACAATTAAAAGCAAATATTGATAGTTTGGATATTGAACTAAGCGAAGAACTGCTGCTTAAAATTCAAGAGATTGGTACTACCTACTCCAATCCATGTCCTTAA